DNA sequence from the Parasphaerochaeta coccoides DSM 17374 genome:
TCCGTGAATGAGGAAGTAATCCACGGTATTCCGAACAAGCACAAGGTCGTCAGGGATGGTGATTTGGTCAGCGTTGATACTTGCATTGACCTTGAGGGTTATATCAGCGATAGTTCCCGTACATACATCATTGGCGGGAAGACAGATTCAGAGTCCGCCCGCCTCGTCAAGGTTACTCGTGAATGTCTCGACCTTGCGGTCAAGGCAGCCGGAAGGCCGGGAGCTCGCCTGCACGACATCGGCAGGGCGGTTTTCAATCATGCGGATCGCAACGGGTTCGGTGTTGTCCGTGATTATTGCGGGCATGGCGTGGGACTGGCTGTGCATGAGCCTCCCGAAGTGCCTAACTATGTGAATCCTTTGGCTCCGAACCCCCGCCTGCGTCCGGGCATGGTGATAGCCGTGGAGCCTATGATTACTATGGGTTCCAAAGCTATTCGGGAACTTAAGGACGGCTGGACTGTCGTCACGGCAGACGGAAAGCCCGCGGCGCATTTTGAACACACAATCGCCATTACAGCAAATGGCGCAGAAATTTTGACAGTCGATAAATAGACGACGAAG
Encoded proteins:
- the map gene encoding type I methionyl aminopeptidase; this encodes MIQLKNEQQIEGIRRSCRLLARLLDSLETWIQAGMSTKDIDKYCHDFMVKNHGKPTLLGYMGFPAATCISVNEEVIHGIPNKHKVVRDGDLVSVDTCIDLEGYISDSSRTYIIGGKTDSESARLVKVTRECLDLAVKAAGRPGARLHDIGRAVFNHADRNGFGVVRDYCGHGVGLAVHEPPEVPNYVNPLAPNPRLRPGMVIAVEPMITMGSKAIRELKDGWTVVTADGKPAAHFEHTIAITANGAEILTVDK